From one Lolium rigidum isolate FL_2022 chromosome 4, APGP_CSIRO_Lrig_0.1, whole genome shotgun sequence genomic stretch:
- the LOC124706083 gene encoding uncharacterized protein LOC124706083, producing MKQPAASPGRTEKQQQLPAPPGLARLLLSKSRRGGRSRRAPATSPMFVSRGRSRAAAGADGEPSSPKVTCIGQVRMRKGKKGGKKVAAGSGAPARASTPEKARGYCRCLKKAFLCGGLFGFDRGGRKHKAPSPVSERSRRSPWVFSSRDVAVAAAPKQPDPRSELAQEEEDDEEMGVGVGVFCSVEQDEAEERGINNGGKKEDKEADEAAELVSTATATPPKNALLLMRCRSAPQNRTSPLTARFAAANAPSPVQETVDFAVEITPTASARASPSPRKPEMVAVETDDEKWQDMLSSVAQEQEQQEARAEQEEQSDDYDEEEEAEELRCSSARPLVLPRCKSEPATTAAAKMAAGIGSEAAPSGCFWAHGGGSGRRRHAPPLSPVSAAPLALTGH from the coding sequence ATGAAGCAGCCGGCGGCGAGCCCGGGGCGGACGgagaagcagcagcagctgccggcgccgccggggcTGGCGCGGCTGCTGCTCAGCAAGAGCCGGCGCGGGGGGCGGTCCCGGCGcgcgccggccacgtcgcccatgTTCGTGTCCCGGGGCCGGAGCCGCGCGGCCGCGGGGGCGGACGGGGAGCCGTCGTCGCCCAAGGTGACGTGCATTGGGCAGGTGCGGATGCGCAAGgggaagaagggcggcaagaaggtggcggcggggagtggggcgccggccagggcgTCCACGCCGGAGAAGGCCAGGGGGTACTGCCGGTGCCTCAAGAAGGCGTTCCTCTGCGGCGGGCTGTTCGGGTTCGACCGGGGCGGGCGGAAGCATAAGGCGCCGTCGCCGGTGTCGGAGCGGAGCCGCCGGTCGCCGTGGGTGTTCAGCAGCAGGGAcgtggccgtcgccgccgcgcccaaGCAGCCGGATCCGAGAAGCGAGCTcgcccaggaggaggaggacgatgaagagaTGGGTGTGGGAGTCGGTGTCTTCTGCTCGGTGGAGCAagacgaggcggaggagcgggGGATCAACAACGGTGGCAAGAAGGAAGACAAAGAGGCAGACGAGGCGGCGGAGCTCGTGTCGACGGCGACCGCGACGCCGCCCAAGAACGCGCTCCTCCTGATGCGCTGCCGGTCGGCGCCGCAGAACCGCACGTCCCCGCTCACCGCCCGgttcgccgccgccaacgcgccTTCGCCGGTCCAGGAAACGGTCGATTTCGCGGTGGAGATCACCCCGACGGCGTCAGCTCGGGCGTCTCCCTCTCCGCGCAAGCCTGAGATGGTGGCGGTGGAAACGGACGACGAGAAGTGGCAAGATATGCTCTCGAGCGTCGCGCAGGAGCAAGAACAACAAGAGGCGCGTGCAGAACAAGAGGAGCAAAGCGACGactacgacgaggaagaagaggcagaggagcTGAGGTGCTCGTCGGCGCGGCCGCTGGTGCTGCCGAGATGCAAGTCGGAGCCGGCAACAACCGCAGCGGCGAAGATGGCGGCCGGGATCGGCTCCGAAGCAGCGCCCTCTGGGTGCTTCTGGGCTCACGGCGGGGGCAGCGGCCGCCGGAGGCACgcgccgccgctgtcgccggTGTCCGCCGCTCCGCTGGCCTTGACCGGTCACTGA